A genome region from Chengkuizengella sp. SCS-71B includes the following:
- a CDS encoding YcdB/YcdC domain-containing protein, producing MNKEELKIKAVQVAEITNNYELEVEDYSEKKGKGRAFFSWRNNKVYDCISIELDDKGSLISISREMINRLDHRVKMEEEQLKEIALGFVKDHYSEVIHLFELNEIIKESDDLIRFIYIQKELHIALPYSGFYVDVTHKGDIVKFHYYGIAENIIKPSETINKKNAKEIYLNNLKMNLLISNLNSDKYEEGDHLPHLVYEPQFKIFRLPADPRISVVNQEYDENLNGSNLDRVSLPIPIEREMCIEDLIGLDSSAFKKIREVDLGSTLGTVWRMEEDTPVVSGRDISSFFQKRNENTIKIIKDKQTGKIKNIFSFMNKKGSLKLNKENCYEIALQFLFKLYPQANEYFDFLPTKNETSKHGFMFHFRMTHDGIPIRYGNVEVSVNLSTGTVDHYMGPELDPEQLISINKVPTITRLQAKEIVKSEFDVELQWEREIEDGEHYYRLVYKPVFPSLSGELAFIESQSGECILKR from the coding sequence ATGAATAAAGAAGAATTGAAAATTAAAGCTGTTCAAGTTGCAGAGATTACTAACAATTATGAGCTTGAGGTTGAAGATTATAGTGAGAAGAAAGGGAAAGGCAGGGCATTTTTTTCTTGGAGAAATAATAAAGTATATGATTGTATTAGTATAGAGTTAGATGATAAGGGCTCTTTAATTTCTATCTCAAGAGAAATGATTAATAGACTAGATCATAGAGTTAAAATGGAAGAAGAACAATTAAAGGAAATTGCATTAGGATTTGTCAAAGATCATTATTCAGAAGTTATTCATTTGTTTGAATTGAATGAAATTATAAAGGAAAGTGATGATTTAATAAGATTTATATATATTCAAAAAGAATTACATATTGCTCTCCCATATTCAGGATTTTATGTTGATGTAACTCATAAAGGCGACATCGTTAAATTTCATTACTATGGAATTGCCGAAAATATTATTAAACCAAGTGAGACTATAAATAAAAAAAATGCAAAAGAAATTTATTTAAATAATTTGAAAATGAATTTATTAATTTCAAATCTTAACAGTGACAAATATGAAGAAGGAGATCATCTCCCGCACCTAGTTTATGAACCTCAATTTAAAATATTTAGATTACCTGCGGATCCTAGAATATCTGTGGTGAATCAGGAATATGATGAAAACTTGAACGGATCAAATCTGGATCGTGTGAGTTTACCTATTCCAATCGAAAGAGAAATGTGTATTGAAGATTTGATAGGACTAGATTCCAGTGCTTTTAAAAAAATAAGAGAAGTAGATTTAGGTTCAACTCTAGGAACTGTATGGAGAATGGAAGAGGATACTCCTGTTGTTTCAGGTCGTGACATATCAAGTTTTTTTCAAAAACGAAATGAAAATACGATTAAAATTATAAAAGATAAACAAACAGGGAAAATAAAAAATATCTTTTCTTTTATGAACAAAAAGGGTTCCTTAAAATTAAATAAAGAAAACTGTTATGAAATTGCGCTACAATTTCTGTTTAAGTTATATCCTCAAGCAAATGAGTACTTTGATTTTTTACCAACAAAAAATGAAACTAGTAAACATGGTTTTATGTTTCATTTTAGAATGACTCACGATGGGATACCTATACGTTACGGAAATGTTGAAGTATCTGTCAATCTTTCTACAGGTACTGTTGATCATTACATGGGACCTGAGCTTGATCCGGAACAATTAATCTCAATAAATAAGGTACCAACGATTACAAGATTACAAGCAAAAGAAATCGTAAAGTCAGAATTTGATGTTGAATTACAATGGGAAAGAGAAATTGAAGATGGTGAACATTATTATCGATTAGTATATAAGCCCGTTTTTCCATCTCTTTCAGGAGAATTAGCATTTATTGAATCTCAAAGTGGTGAATGCATATTAAAAAGATAG
- a CDS encoding MarR family transcriptional regulator, which produces MDRKKLNSLIERYEEVYVVASRKINLMMEDQLEIELTKDQFTTLRFLKFFGPCPSSELAELCDVNRSAITAMVDRLVSKGFAIRIPSDKDRRVILIKITEQGKIVLEKGQEKVHQFIRSFLHHFEEKEIEEFITMYEKIARVLTDQIEREV; this is translated from the coding sequence ATGGATAGAAAAAAGTTAAATTCTTTGATCGAACGATATGAGGAAGTATATGTAGTCGCATCAAGGAAAATAAACTTAATGATGGAAGATCAGTTAGAGATAGAACTAACGAAGGATCAGTTTACTACCCTTCGATTTTTAAAATTCTTTGGACCTTGCCCTTCCTCGGAACTGGCGGAATTGTGTGATGTAAATCGAAGTGCAATTACAGCAATGGTAGATCGTTTAGTTTCAAAAGGGTTTGCAATAAGGATTCCAAGTGATAAGGATCGCAGGGTCATTTTAATCAAAATTACTGAACAAGGGAAAATTGTACTAGAAAAAGGACAAGAAAAAGTTCATCAATTTATAAGATCATTTCTTCATCATTTTGAGGAAAAAGAAATTGAAGAGTTTATTACAATGTACGAAAAAATTGCAAGAGTGCTTACAGACCAAATTGAAAGGGAAGTGTAG
- a CDS encoding MMPL family transporter: MNTIIKGRWFIFLLWIAVIILLLFSSPNMGELVREKGQIAVPEGYLSSIADDILDNDKNDNSISTALVFHNPDGLTDDDIKQIEEAIWNLNDNKSSLGITELISHIITPEMSDELISEDNKTIIASLSVEQNDREISEVRDALISAIAPISVNHYFTGAEFINEDVVISSQEGLRKTEIITVVFILLILFVVFRSVVAPIIPLVTVGITFIVSQSIVGFLVDWFDFPFSNFTQIFLVAILFGIGTDYCILLLSRFKEELSKYDDIKSAIIHTYKTAGKTVIFSALAVLIGFSAIGFSTFSLYQSASAVAIGIAILMLALITIVPFFMAVLGKKLFWPVRGKIEHKQSKLWESIGKFSLARPLVALGLVFIIVVPLYISYDGDLSFNSLDEIGDSYDSVKGFEIIADSFGPGESMPTKIVIEHDEELDKVKYLNIIEEISREVSKLDSVDKVRSATRPLGEEIEDFYVASQVEALEEGLQEGNKGIIEIRDGLLEASQGLLESKPELEQASSGIDELVSGTLDLKTGVSELKGGLSKIEKGLREGSIGSSELKAGLDEANKNLNTLIVASEELLAGYASVGSGLGQIHESYVQIETNINEIQSVLSGLDTPFSNLAEKYPQLANDTDFLTIQGTVSQVQQGIIELTQGLNVLNSELLAVNNGIMEANSGLKEINTGQQALHSGLLQISEGIKGLQIGFDAAANGQQQVIREIPGMEKGLSQIASGQGEVKGGYDELIGQLGSLEEGMSASADGLTQVSEGLELAQDYLGQLSSESNKENAGFYLPPEVIEEPEFQQVFDTYLKNDRTTAILDVILIDNPYSKDAMNAIEDIESIVIESVKGTALENDRFGITGVTSVNADLKGISDEDYNRTMIIMLIGISIILIILLRSIVMPIYLVISLILCYFTSMALTEFIFMNVLGYSGVNWAIPFFGFVMLMALGVDYSIFLMDRFNEYRDKPATEAILLAMKNMGTVIISAAIILIGTFAAMYPSGVLSLVQIATVVVTGLALYSVIFLPFFVPVMVKLFGKANWWPFQK, from the coding sequence ATGAATACAATTATAAAAGGACGATGGTTTATTTTCTTATTATGGATTGCAGTTATTATTTTATTATTATTTTCTTCTCCTAATATGGGAGAGTTAGTACGTGAAAAAGGTCAAATAGCTGTGCCAGAAGGATATTTATCATCAATAGCAGACGATATCTTAGATAATGATAAAAATGATAATAGCATTTCCACTGCTTTGGTATTTCATAATCCTGATGGTTTGACAGATGATGATATAAAACAAATTGAAGAAGCAATTTGGAATTTAAATGATAATAAATCTTCACTAGGGATTACAGAACTTATATCACATATAATTACTCCAGAAATGTCTGATGAGTTAATTTCTGAAGATAATAAAACGATTATTGCGTCTTTGTCTGTTGAACAAAACGACAGAGAGATTTCTGAGGTTAGAGACGCATTAATATCAGCAATTGCACCGATTTCGGTAAATCATTATTTTACAGGTGCAGAATTTATAAATGAAGATGTAGTAATCAGCTCTCAGGAAGGTTTAAGAAAAACGGAAATTATTACAGTCGTATTTATATTACTCATTCTATTTGTAGTCTTTAGATCAGTGGTTGCTCCGATTATCCCACTTGTAACAGTAGGTATTACTTTTATAGTCAGTCAATCTATTGTTGGATTTTTAGTCGACTGGTTTGATTTTCCATTTTCTAATTTTACGCAAATCTTTTTAGTTGCAATATTATTTGGAATTGGAACGGATTATTGTATATTATTGCTCAGTCGTTTTAAGGAAGAACTTTCAAAATATGATGATATTAAAAGTGCAATCATTCATACTTATAAAACTGCAGGTAAAACGGTTATATTCAGTGCATTGGCAGTATTAATTGGATTTTCTGCTATTGGATTCTCTACTTTTAGTTTGTATCAATCTGCTTCAGCCGTTGCCATAGGTATTGCTATTTTAATGTTGGCCTTAATAACGATTGTTCCATTTTTTATGGCTGTTTTAGGAAAGAAATTATTCTGGCCAGTCAGAGGAAAGATTGAACATAAACAAAGCAAATTGTGGGAGTCTATTGGAAAGTTTTCTTTAGCGCGCCCTTTAGTAGCTTTAGGTCTTGTCTTCATAATTGTTGTTCCATTGTACATTTCTTATGATGGAGATCTCTCTTTTAATTCATTAGATGAAATTGGGGACTCATATGATTCTGTAAAAGGGTTTGAAATTATAGCGGATAGTTTTGGACCTGGAGAATCAATGCCTACAAAAATTGTTATTGAGCACGATGAAGAACTAGATAAGGTGAAATATTTAAATATAATTGAGGAAATAAGTAGAGAGGTCTCTAAGCTAGACAGCGTTGATAAAGTGAGAAGTGCTACAAGACCTTTAGGAGAAGAAATTGAAGATTTTTATGTTGCTTCACAGGTTGAAGCGCTTGAAGAAGGTTTGCAAGAGGGAAATAAAGGAATTATCGAGATAAGAGACGGACTTTTAGAAGCAAGTCAGGGACTTCTTGAGTCAAAACCTGAACTTGAGCAAGCTTCATCAGGTATTGATGAACTGGTATCTGGTACTTTGGATTTAAAAACAGGTGTCTCAGAACTAAAGGGTGGACTGTCGAAGATTGAAAAAGGGTTGAGAGAGGGCTCAATTGGATCGTCTGAATTAAAAGCTGGACTTGATGAGGCTAATAAAAATTTAAATACATTAATTGTTGCTAGCGAAGAATTATTAGCGGGTTATGCTTCTGTAGGTTCAGGTTTAGGACAAATTCATGAATCCTATGTTCAGATTGAAACAAATATAAATGAAATACAATCTGTTTTATCTGGATTAGATACACCTTTCAGCAACCTTGCAGAAAAATATCCACAATTGGCTAATGATACTGATTTCTTAACCATTCAAGGGACAGTATCACAAGTACAACAAGGTATTATTGAGCTGACACAAGGGCTGAATGTTTTAAATTCGGAGTTGCTTGCAGTTAACAATGGAATAATGGAAGCAAATAGTGGATTAAAAGAGATAAATACAGGTCAGCAAGCACTTCACAGTGGATTATTACAAATCAGCGAAGGAATCAAGGGTCTACAAATTGGTTTTGATGCAGCTGCAAATGGACAACAACAAGTTATACGGGAAATTCCAGGGATGGAGAAAGGTCTTTCTCAAATAGCGAGTGGTCAAGGTGAAGTAAAAGGTGGATATGATGAGCTTATAGGTCAGTTAGGTTCACTTGAAGAAGGAATGTCAGCCAGTGCTGATGGCTTAACTCAAGTATCAGAAGGGTTGGAATTGGCTCAAGATTATTTAGGTCAACTTTCCTCAGAATCAAATAAAGAAAACGCTGGTTTTTATCTACCTCCAGAAGTCATCGAAGAACCTGAATTCCAACAAGTCTTTGATACGTATTTAAAAAATGATCGAACAACTGCTATTTTGGATGTTATATTAATTGACAATCCTTATTCTAAAGATGCTATGAATGCAATTGAAGATATTGAAAGCATCGTGATTGAGTCTGTTAAAGGTACTGCTTTGGAAAATGATCGATTTGGAATAACAGGTGTAACATCAGTCAATGCGGACTTAAAAGGAATTTCCGATGAAGATTATAATAGAACGATGATCATTATGTTGATTGGTATTTCAATTATTCTAATTATATTACTACGTTCAATTGTAATGCCTATATATTTAGTGATTTCATTAATTCTTTGTTATTTTACTTCAATGGCATTAACTGAATTTATCTTTATGAATGTATTAGGTTATTCTGGAGTAAACTGGGCCATTCCATTTTTTGGTTTTGTGATGTTAATGGCACTTGGTGTTGATTACAGTATCTTCCTTATGGATCGTTTCAACGAATACCGTGATAAACCAGCTACTGAAGCAATATTGTTAGCTATGAAAAATATGGGTACCGTAATTATATCTGCAGCAATTATTCTTATCGGAACATTTGCAGCTATGTATCCATCAGGTGTATTATCACTTGTGCAAATTGCAACAGTAGTTGTAACTGGATTAGCGTTATATTCTGTCATATTCTTACCATTTTTCGTACCAGTTATGGTTAAACTATTTGGAAAAGCAAATTGGTGGCCATTTCAGAAATAA
- a CDS encoding ferritin-like domain-containing protein, producing the protein MNQNVNRKFQKSYREVSNTPSYTQGVIYNNQYINPYQFTMAHPLENSQPNLHPSNSQFVRNTQQMIEEPIQIPEQGLCKQLFTAIYKAIVGEATAIDFYTRLVKLAPDQKHKADILHALEDEKKHLKNFTALYTKLTGQIPIYTVEPVQFESYKEGLEMAYRNELEAYEDYRDVYLMTQDLKVRDVFLLGYTDEIEHAIRFGFLKQSL; encoded by the coding sequence ATGAACCAAAATGTAAATCGCAAGTTCCAAAAAAGTTATAGAGAAGTTTCGAATACACCTTCATATACACAGGGTGTTATTTATAATAATCAATACATCAATCCGTATCAGTTTACAATGGCCCATCCTTTAGAAAATTCACAACCTAATCTTCATCCCTCAAACAGTCAATTTGTTCGTAATACTCAACAAATGATAGAAGAACCGATACAAATTCCTGAGCAAGGATTATGCAAGCAATTATTTACAGCAATTTATAAAGCTATTGTAGGTGAAGCGACTGCGATAGATTTTTATACTAGGTTAGTTAAATTGGCCCCAGATCAAAAACATAAAGCTGACATACTTCATGCTTTAGAGGATGAAAAAAAACATTTAAAAAACTTTACAGCCTTATATACAAAATTAACAGGTCAAATCCCAATATACACTGTAGAACCAGTGCAATTTGAATCTTACAAGGAAGGCTTAGAAATGGCTTATAGGAATGAATTAGAAGCATATGAAGATTATCGAGATGTTTATCTCATGACACAGGATTTGAAAGTAAGAGATGTTTTTTTACTTGGGTATACGGATGAAATAGAACATGCAATTAGGTTTGGATTTTTAAAGCAATCGCTTTAA
- a CDS encoding ATP-binding cassette domain-containing protein has translation MSDHAIVVQNLVKTFKGDVKAIQDISFEVREGEFFAFLGPNGAGKSTTIQVLTTLLNPTSGSAVVSGFDVEKDPFSIRRKIGVALQETGIDPSLTGRELLHLQARLFGFSKSDAIKRAQELLELINLSDDADRKVGKYSGGMRRRLDLSLCLVHRPEILFLDEPTTGLDPYNRNAIWDEIRTLNREFGTTIFLTTQYLEEADQLADRISIINKGEIVASGTSQQLKKTVGMDVIELTFHQIEDAVKAKDVLTPWMKDFRLTNEELTVYVDNGADFLPEMVRKLDGEGIPPVSLNLAPPTLDDVFLQVTGDHLEEKGNRQEGVMSK, from the coding sequence TTGTCTGATCATGCTATCGTTGTTCAAAATTTGGTGAAGACCTTTAAAGGAGATGTGAAAGCAATTCAAGACATATCCTTTGAGGTTAGGGAAGGGGAGTTCTTTGCATTTTTAGGACCTAATGGTGCAGGGAAATCAACAACGATACAAGTGCTTACAACCTTACTTAATCCAACTTCTGGCAGTGCAGTTGTATCAGGATTCGATGTAGAGAAAGACCCATTCTCCATTCGAAGAAAAATCGGTGTTGCCTTACAAGAAACAGGAATAGATCCTTCCCTTACTGGAAGGGAATTATTACACTTGCAAGCAAGATTGTTTGGCTTTTCAAAGTCAGATGCAATAAAACGTGCTCAAGAATTATTAGAATTAATAAACTTATCAGATGATGCAGATCGTAAAGTTGGAAAATATTCAGGAGGTATGCGTAGACGATTAGATTTGTCACTGTGTCTTGTTCATCGACCTGAAATCCTTTTTTTAGATGAGCCAACAACGGGTTTAGATCCATATAATAGAAATGCGATTTGGGACGAAATACGAACTTTGAATCGAGAGTTTGGAACCACTATTTTTTTAACAACACAGTATTTAGAAGAAGCTGATCAATTAGCTGATAGAATCTCTATCATTAACAAGGGTGAAATCGTTGCCTCAGGAACTTCACAACAATTGAAAAAAACGGTAGGTATGGATGTAATTGAATTAACTTTTCATCAAATAGAAGATGCAGTAAAAGCAAAAGATGTACTAACTCCATGGATGAAAGATTTTAGACTGACTAATGAAGAACTAACTGTTTATGTAGATAACGGTGCAGATTTTCTACCTGAAATGGTTCGAAAATTAGACGGAGAAGGCATTCCCCCTGTAAGTTTGAATTTAGCACCGCCGACTCTCGATGATGTATTTTTACAGGTGACAGGGGATCATCTAGAAGAGAAGGGAAACAGACAGGAAGGGGTGATGTCTAAATGA
- a CDS encoding ABC transporter permease: MNPTSNFIVDTYLMTKRSTIAIFRNPFIFIPNIIISLFFLVVYQAGLSGISNIPAFDGASYLAFILPVSIVSGAIGGSGGAGQSLVRDLENGYFSRLLLTPTSRIAIVLGPIIAGMIQLFIQTVLILLVGLLMGLEIAAGFGGAIVVILLAAGFGLAFAGYSVAFALKTKDAQASQAGTFVFFPLIFLSTTFVPYELIEADWLKFVSKINPTTYIFDGMRSVLIDGWEAEPLLYAALVIVLICSITITFASLSAKKAVSRD; this comes from the coding sequence ATGAATCCAACCTCTAATTTTATTGTTGATACATATTTAATGACCAAACGAAGTACAATTGCTATTTTCCGAAATCCGTTTATATTCATACCTAATATCATCATTAGTTTATTTTTTTTAGTCGTGTACCAAGCGGGTCTAAGTGGAATTTCGAATATTCCTGCCTTTGATGGAGCTAGTTATCTAGCTTTTATTTTACCTGTATCCATAGTAAGTGGAGCTATAGGCGGGTCTGGAGGAGCAGGACAATCATTAGTACGTGATTTAGAAAATGGATATTTTTCAAGGCTATTACTAACTCCAACCTCAAGAATAGCCATCGTATTAGGTCCAATAATAGCTGGGATGATTCAATTATTTATTCAAACGGTATTAATTTTATTAGTAGGTTTATTGATGGGATTAGAAATAGCTGCTGGGTTTGGGGGAGCGATCGTTGTTATATTATTAGCTGCTGGGTTTGGATTAGCGTTTGCAGGATATTCTGTGGCTTTTGCTTTGAAAACGAAGGATGCTCAGGCTTCGCAAGCAGGAACTTTTGTTTTTTTTCCACTAATTTTTTTAAGTACAACATTTGTTCCTTATGAACTCATTGAAGCAGATTGGTTAAAGTTTGTTTCTAAAATAAATCCAACTACATACATTTTTGATGGAATGCGCTCTGTATTAATTGATGGGTGGGAAGCTGAGCCGTTGCTGTATGCAGCGTTAGTGATTGTATTGATTTGTTCCATTACGATAACATTTGCATCTCTTAGTGCGAAAAAAGCAGTAAGTCGTGATTAG
- the ytxJ gene encoding bacillithiol system redox-active protein YtxJ — protein sequence MKDWKEITTLEEWKSYFDGSRENPFVILKHSTTCPVSSNGLSEFEKYLKTNPNGEVEYLMVKVIESRPVSNQIAEDLNVKHESPQVIYVKNREPYWNASHWSITEEHMKAVLD from the coding sequence ATGAAAGATTGGAAGGAAATTACTACGTTAGAGGAATGGAAAAGTTATTTTGATGGTTCAAGAGAAAATCCTTTTGTAATTTTAAAACATAGTACGACGTGCCCTGTAAGCTCAAACGGTTTGAGTGAGTTTGAAAAATACTTAAAAACTAACCCAAATGGAGAAGTGGAATATTTAATGGTGAAGGTCATCGAATCAAGACCTGTATCTAATCAGATTGCTGAAGATCTAAATGTGAAGCATGAATCTCCACAGGTGATTTATGTGAAAAATCGAGAACCTTACTGGAATGCATCCCATTGGTCCATAACAGAAGAACACATGAAAGCAGTGTTGGATTAA
- a CDS encoding EcsC family protein produces the protein MTYEEQINLKLQQWILQLQKKPGILERSSRGLSKKINQKIPQKAHDTITAAIKGMIQSIIYGVDITPKGKVIATELPLEIKDQKAEEWIKKYKKIGAIEGAGTGAGGIFLGLVDFPALLSIKMKLLFELAHIYGYNTKYFHERLYILNIFQLAFSGYDHRLKTLSSIHNWDSTAKTFNDPDSIDWEKFQQEYRDSLDFRKMLQMLPGIGAVVGAWANFGLIQELGDTAMNCYRMRTLKSEI, from the coding sequence ATGACATATGAAGAACAAATAAATTTAAAGCTGCAGCAATGGATCCTTCAATTACAAAAAAAACCTGGAATTTTAGAAAGAAGTTCTAGAGGTTTATCAAAAAAAATAAATCAAAAAATCCCCCAAAAAGCACATGATACAATTACTGCAGCAATAAAAGGTATGATACAATCCATTATTTATGGTGTTGACATTACTCCTAAAGGGAAAGTGATAGCTACTGAATTACCTTTAGAAATAAAGGATCAAAAAGCAGAGGAATGGATTAAAAAATATAAAAAAATAGGAGCGATTGAAGGTGCAGGAACAGGAGCTGGAGGTATTTTTTTAGGATTGGTAGATTTTCCAGCGCTTCTATCGATCAAAATGAAGCTACTATTTGAATTAGCTCATATTTATGGGTATAATACGAAATATTTTCATGAAAGATTATACATCCTTAACATTTTTCAATTAGCTTTTTCTGGCTATGATCACCGATTAAAAACATTAAGCAGCATCCATAATTGGGACTCAACAGCAAAAACATTCAATGACCCTGATAGCATTGATTGGGAGAAATTCCAACAAGAATATCGCGATTCTTTGGACTTTAGAAAAATGCTGCAAATGCTTCCTGGTATAGGTGCAGTTGTAGGAGCATGGGCTAATTTTGGACTTATACAGGAGCTTGGAGATACTGCGATGAATTGTTATCGAATGCGAACATTAAAAAGTGAAATCTAA
- a CDS encoding M42 family metallopeptidase, translating into MFRSKIDQKYVEEILLKLLSTPSPSGFCHDIMKKVEEEVLKLGFSFEKTNKGNGLITIQGATDQCLGLSAHVDTLGAMVRSITGEGTLKLTLIGGYMLNAIEGEYCKIHTRDGRVYDGTILTTHPSVHVYKDARDMKREDKNMEVRIDEIVHSKSDVEELGICVGDFISFDARPKLFENGFIKSRHLDDKASVAALFGFMELMKRENIQPEKTIKIFITTYEEVGHGAAFIPQDIEEFIAIDMGAIGDDLSCSELDVSICAKDSSGPYDYDMTSKLIELAKEEEIDYVVDIYPQYGSDASAALNGGNDIRAALIGPGVHASHSMERTHMNAIINTGALISAYVLK; encoded by the coding sequence ATGTTTAGGTCAAAAATAGATCAAAAATATGTTGAAGAAATACTATTGAAGTTACTATCAACTCCTAGTCCTAGTGGATTTTGTCATGATATTATGAAGAAAGTAGAGGAAGAAGTTTTAAAACTTGGATTCTCTTTTGAAAAAACGAATAAAGGAAATGGTTTAATTACGATTCAAGGTGCGACAGATCAGTGTCTTGGTTTATCTGCTCATGTAGATACTTTGGGTGCCATGGTACGTTCTATTACTGGAGAAGGAACTTTAAAACTTACACTTATCGGTGGATATATGTTGAATGCAATTGAAGGTGAGTATTGTAAAATCCATACACGAGATGGACGTGTATATGATGGAACGATTCTAACGACCCATCCATCCGTTCATGTATACAAAGATGCAAGAGATATGAAACGTGAAGATAAGAATATGGAAGTTCGTATTGATGAGATCGTACATTCTAAATCAGATGTAGAAGAATTAGGAATTTGTGTTGGGGATTTTATCTCTTTTGATGCTAGACCAAAATTATTTGAAAATGGATTTATTAAATCAAGACATTTGGATGATAAAGCAAGTGTAGCGGCTTTATTCGGATTTATGGAATTGATGAAAAGAGAGAATATTCAACCAGAAAAAACAATTAAAATCTTCATTACCACATACGAGGAAGTAGGACATGGAGCAGCCTTCATCCCTCAAGATATTGAAGAATTCATTGCGATTGACATGGGGGCTATTGGAGACGATTTATCTTGCTCAGAATTAGATGTTTCCATTTGCGCTAAAGATTCGTCAGGCCCATATGACTATGATATGACTAGCAAATTAATCGAATTAGCTAAAGAAGAGGAAATTGATTATGTTGTAGACATCTATCCACAATATGGTTCTGATGCTTCCGCAGCATTAAACGGAGGAAATGACATACGAGCTGCTTTAATTGGTCCTGGTGTACATGCATCACATAGTATGGAACGTACTCATATG